A single region of the Mycoplasma mycoides subsp. mycoides SC str. PG1 genome encodes:
- the mip gene encoding Ig-specific serine endopeptidase MIP codes for MKKFNKLLMLISSSTLLIPLTLLVSCKPSTRKTTNKPLNDNEFINLVDSINNENDILKYADIKFKDPSGDLISKESVLPTRLSNNDISITFKNRYEKQVNASVTNIKIEHSDNPFSVVNDATIFIEFKNASTNKSKTKSFKITGLNTKNTVDRSGHKVIDELVYFGGETGYTKYTNNSQKERFKFDNDKYISRLESEFGGSKGSIDLKRFRGLESSVNDIKNFDKQAESSNFDSYYNAALKGFTLPVYKDGKVDGLKINDASETIKGPSPIDSLGRIEKAKTNGLARTIPNETYKTAAIQTFQVSFKGWKDYAQEIAEAEYYIKLFERWTDDQIKQYIARQLWQLEQNLKYDLNLVEKDIATTDPELITVIKGFNDKKEQLKKDYEKEKARLSSLKKDELVQWQQEEIEKYKKKKEEKIFQTSESGTMWIMDYINENNNKTPTKFYFGTNSHVAKAIKDDLISVSLTRINSDINVGQTFNINSFDKNFTTFTFEAQENKSKISNAVTAIYHATDFIKKESSPVELLEKEQKEKYKDAGIFADFAVIEIDFEKLLKTDDYKRSIWNEKTEISDKSPSDQEGLIKKITNDYQNSKSKVQFESNSLLEDQFYNTFDRKLDFNHNKPEDVKNYKDLNSFYILGYPSSKEDHYLEKYYDQKQLDYQKYDFSLWVNSEYKYYKNIVKKEGYTSSFKDYELEKGNFLSYQIGYRSFIDKPGLTDAFLAVHRIGNDLYTLYDEKEKKVKHYFNYGLEILPRFYAPAGGASGSSVRTKDNKLIAVFHAANYVAKTGLAATFRSNGYDYNNLFGNYKLGQYDLIYGGGKDQISGRSYREVMQKLYKDKKSALFANGFNEIPESFKFNNNKTK; via the coding sequence ATGAAAAAATTTAATAAATTATTAATGTTAATTTCTTCATCAACTTTACTTATTCCACTTACTTTACTTGTTTCTTGTAAACCATCAACTAGAAAAACTACTAATAAACCTTTAAATGACAATGAGTTTATAAATTTAGTTGATTCTATTAATAATGAAAATGATATTCTAAAGTATGCTGATATTAAGTTTAAAGATCCATCAGGTGATTTGATTAGTAAAGAAAGTGTTTTACCTACAAGATTAAGTAATAATGATATATCAATCACTTTTAAAAATAGATATGAAAAACAAGTTAATGCTAGCGTTACTAATATAAAAATCGAACATTCTGATAATCCATTTTCTGTAGTAAATGATGCTACCATTTTTATTGAATTTAAAAATGCTTCAACAAATAAATCAAAAACCAAAAGTTTTAAAATAACTGGTTTAAATACTAAAAATACAGTTGATAGATCTGGTCATAAAGTAATTGATGAATTAGTTTATTTTGGTGGTGAAACAGGTTATACTAAATATACAAATAATAGTCAAAAAGAAAGATTTAAATTTGATAATGATAAATACATTTCTAGACTAGAATCTGAATTTGGTGGATCTAAAGGCTCTATTGATTTAAAAAGATTTAGAGGATTAGAATCTAGTGTTAATGATATTAAAAACTTTGATAAACAAGCTGAATCAAGCAATTTTGATAGTTATTATAATGCTGCATTAAAGGGATTTACCTTACCTGTTTATAAAGATGGTAAAGTTGATGGATTAAAAATCAATGATGCTTCAGAGACTATAAAAGGTCCTTCGCCAATTGATTCACTAGGTAGAATTGAAAAAGCAAAAACTAATGGACTAGCTAGAACTATACCAAATGAAACATATAAGACAGCTGCTATTCAAACTTTTCAAGTAAGTTTTAAAGGTTGAAAAGATTATGCTCAAGAAATAGCTGAGGCTGAATATTATATAAAATTATTTGAAAGATGAACTGATGATCAAATTAAGCAATATATTGCTAGACAATTATGACAATTAGAACAAAATCTTAAATATGACTTAAATTTAGTAGAAAAAGATATTGCTACAACTGATCCTGAGTTAATTACAGTAATTAAAGGATTTAATGATAAAAAAGAACAATTAAAAAAAGATTATGAAAAAGAAAAAGCAAGATTATCTTCTTTAAAAAAAGATGAATTAGTTCAATGACAACAAGAAGAAATTGAAAAATATAAAAAGAAAAAAGAAGAAAAGATTTTTCAAACTTCAGAATCTGGAACTATGTGAATAATGGATTATATTAATGAAAATAATAATAAAACTCCAACCAAGTTTTATTTTGGAACAAATTCACACGTTGCTAAAGCTATAAAAGATGATTTAATTTCAGTTTCATTAACTAGAATTAATTCAGATATTAATGTTGGTCAAACTTTTAATATAAATAGTTTTGATAAAAACTTTACAACTTTTACATTTGAAGCACAAGAAAATAAAAGCAAAATTAGTAATGCTGTTACTGCTATTTATCATGCAACTGACTTTATAAAAAAAGAAAGTAGCCCAGTTGAATTGCTAGAAAAAGAACAAAAAGAAAAATATAAGGATGCTGGAATATTTGCTGATTTTGCTGTTATTGAAATAGATTTTGAAAAACTATTAAAAACAGATGATTACAAACGTTCTATTTGAAATGAAAAAACTGAAATTTCTGATAAATCTCCAAGTGATCAAGAAGGATTAATTAAAAAAATTACTAATGATTATCAAAATAGTAAATCTAAAGTTCAATTTGAATCTAATTCGCTATTAGAAGATCAATTCTATAATACATTTGATAGAAAACTTGATTTTAATCATAACAAACCTGAAGATGTAAAAAACTATAAAGATTTAAATAGTTTTTATATTTTAGGTTATCCTTCTTCAAAAGAAGATCATTATTTAGAAAAATACTATGACCAAAAGCAATTAGATTACCAAAAATATGATTTTTCATTATGAGTAAATAGTGAATATAAATATTATAAAAATATAGTGAAAAAAGAAGGTTATACTAGTTCATTTAAAGATTATGAACTAGAAAAAGGAAATTTCTTATCATATCAAATTGGATATAGATCATTTATAGATAAACCAGGATTAACTGATGCATTTTTAGCAGTTCATAGAATCGGTAATGATTTATATACACTTTATGATGAAAAAGAAAAGAAAGTTAAACATTACTTTAATTATGGATTAGAAATACTACCAAGATTTTATGCACCAGCTGGTGGGGCTAGTGGATCTAGTGTTAGAACAAAAGATAATAAATTAATTGCAGTATTTCACGCAGCAAATTATGTTGCAAAAACTGGTTTAGCTGCAACATTTAGATCTAATGGGTATGATTATAATAATCTATTTGGTAATTATAAATTAGGTCAATATGATTTAATTTATGGTGGTGGAAAAGATCAAATTAGTGGTAGATCTTATAGAGAAGTTATGCAAAAATTATATAAAGATAAAAAAAGTGCATTGTTTGCTAACGGGTTTAATGAAATTCCTGAAAGTTTTAAATTTAATAACAATAAAACAAAATAA